The following coding sequences lie in one Myxococcus xanthus genomic window:
- a CDS encoding type I restriction enzyme HsdR N-terminal domain-containing protein: MDANHLLELVKRYQDNKAFISNEETAKIALVVPFIRSLGYDPSVPREVRLEYAADFVQGDGKKLPDRMDFAIFDQTGTKPLIVIETKPLGTDLKSRAQQLARYLAQLPELHFGIITDGCHYLFFGDLENPNVMDPEPFFTFSLEDTKSDWVKVAKFLSKFSREAFNATTLITDAENSRYRQGMIDKLASALKAPGEHEAFLKWLTEDIYKGKRTTAVMERLADVAKEAIEPTLLRVMGDDFLNKLKERIQRLNEGAEPAVAQEGANVVKPDSARPFEADGRAAPDEKGRAAVETTETELEFFGVVRDICVKNGAAAEDILYRDTASYFNVSFKRPTKWFARFFSNGKRKSIVTWVPVDEARAIAAGFEVEAAPAGLGTSRVFIESVPQVWALKALVTRSLELSKTVRDESPSPDAATHEDGKPALKVITG; the protein is encoded by the coding sequence ATGGACGCGAATCATTTGCTGGAGCTGGTCAAGCGCTATCAGGACAACAAGGCATTCATCTCCAACGAGGAGACCGCGAAGATCGCGCTGGTCGTCCCGTTCATCCGGAGCCTCGGCTACGACCCGAGCGTTCCTCGGGAGGTCCGCCTGGAATACGCGGCGGACTTCGTCCAGGGGGACGGCAAGAAGCTGCCGGACCGGATGGACTTCGCCATCTTCGACCAGACGGGCACCAAGCCGCTCATCGTCATCGAAACCAAGCCCTTGGGCACGGACCTCAAGTCCCGCGCGCAGCAACTGGCGCGCTACCTGGCGCAGTTGCCGGAGCTCCACTTCGGCATCATCACCGACGGGTGCCACTACCTCTTCTTCGGGGACTTGGAGAACCCCAACGTCATGGACCCGGAGCCCTTCTTCACGTTCTCCCTGGAGGACACGAAGTCGGACTGGGTGAAGGTGGCCAAGTTCCTGTCCAAGTTCAGCCGTGAAGCCTTCAACGCGACGACGCTGATTACGGACGCGGAGAACAGCCGCTACCGGCAGGGGATGATCGACAAGCTCGCGTCCGCCCTGAAAGCGCCCGGTGAGCACGAAGCCTTCCTCAAGTGGCTCACGGAGGACATCTACAAGGGAAAGCGGACCACCGCGGTGATGGAGCGGCTCGCGGACGTCGCGAAGGAAGCCATCGAGCCGACGCTGCTGCGGGTCATGGGCGACGACTTCTTGAACAAGCTCAAGGAGCGCATCCAGCGGCTCAACGAGGGCGCGGAGCCCGCGGTGGCGCAGGAGGGCGCCAACGTGGTGAAGCCGGATTCGGCCAGGCCCTTCGAGGCCGATGGCCGTGCCGCGCCCGATGAGAAGGGCCGCGCCGCCGTTGAGACCACCGAGACGGAACTGGAGTTCTTCGGCGTGGTGCGGGACATCTGCGTCAAGAACGGTGCCGCCGCCGAGGACATCCTCTACCGGGACACGGCGTCCTACTTCAACGTGTCCTTCAAGCGGCCCACGAAGTGGTTCGCCCGGTTCTTCAGCAATGGCAAGCGCAAGAGCATCGTCACCTGGGTGCCGGTGGACGAGGCCCGTGCCATTGCCGCGGGCTTCGAGGTGGAGGCGGCGCCCGCGGGTTTGGGCACCAGCCGCGTCTTCATCGAATCGGTGCCCCAGGTCTGGGCGCTGAAGGCGCTGGTGACCCGGAGCCTGGAATTGTCCAAGACGGTGCGTGACGAGTCGCCGTCTCCAGACGCCGCCACACACGAGGACGGGAAGCCCGCCCTCAAGGTCATCACGGGCTGA